Within Nosocomiicoccus ampullae, the genomic segment TTTTTTCTTTGTTTTTTATAAAAAACGCTTTCATTAAAAATTTATAATGATATAATTATCATAATAATTAGATAATTTAAGGAGGGATACTTTTGTCTATCTCGTTATGTGCATTATCTGTACACAATAAAAAGTTAAATAGTATATGTAGACCTTTAGCTGAAGATAATTATCGCCTCATTGATTTTATCTATACGAGTCACCGCGTATTAGAAAACTATAGTGATTTAGATATTGCTTTAAGAAGGATTCACGAAGTACTTCATAAAGACAAAGTGGTTATATCTATATCTGATTTAGACCACATTGACGTTCTTTGTAGTTTTGGAATGACGCCTTCTATACATAAATCACTTAAAAATTCGGGGCTTACAACTATCCATCAATTAAAACAATTATCTAAAAAAGAATATGATGATCATTTAAAGCGTGAATCCAATTCTATCTATAAAAAAACCCAAAATATTATAAAGAAGTTTGAAAGCGTTTTTTCAAATAATTATATTGATATTATCTCGTTCCTATTACTCGTTCAACATGACGTGGACAAAAGAGTCGATGTGAAACAGTTAATTCAAACAGCTGAAAAATTTTATTCTCTTGCTGAAAACAAAGTATTACTCACATTAAATACGTTAGTCGATGAAGGTATCCTTATAAAAAATAACGACTCTTATTATGTAAAAAAATGGACGTTACATGAAGTATTAAATTTTGATTTTCCTCACAAAGACACTTACTTAATGCGTCTTCAAGGGGTGAATGTCCGAGATATCGGTAAAGAAACTGGCGTTTCTAGAACTTCTGTGTTGACGTATGTCTCTAGAATTAATGATCACTTCATCCCCCATCATTTAGAAGAAAATAAGTATAGTATCTTTTTAACTAAATATAATATGCCTAGAAGCACCTTTGAATATGTCTTCAATTTAGATGAGGTTATTATAGACTATCTATACTGTAACTTTGAAACACACGATATAAATACTGACATCGAACAAATTATTACCGATAAAATATTAAAAAAAGATCAGTTAGATCGTTTACTCTATATTGAAAAGAAATTTATAAATCATCAAGGTAAAATTGTTCCACAATCAAGTACGAACATTTTTGAAGACATTGTCCACAAACATCCGAATCAATCATTTACGTTAAATTCTTTTTATAAACGATATATGAATTGTTTAAAGCATAACAATATTATCAATATTAAACCGACAGATATTAGAAGGTTTGAATCAATTATTGATGAATCTGAATACGTTGTGAAAAGTATTAAGCACGAGTTTCGGTATTTTGACATTAATATCTCTAAAGAAACGATCGATAAAATTAACGCTATTTTAAATAACCTAGACGGAAGTTATGGATTACCGTTTATCTTTAAAAATAATAAAAAAACTTTAACAGAAATTGGTCTAAAAAATGGATATGAACTCGGTAGTCTTATTAATAAGGTAGGCCTAGAAAAATTTGAAAATGTCAATTCGATTATTAGAATTAGTACAATTCAACTTGGCAAACGTACTCATCAAGAATTTGTTGAAGATAAAATTTCGGAATTTAGAGAGTGCATGGTAAACACTCTATTGAATCATCTACAAAAATATTATGGTCTTCACAAAGATACGATGTCTACGTATATTTCAAATCAGTACTTCGATTATATTTTAGACGGAAAAATTTGCGGTAAAGAAAATATACCTATCTCTAAAACATGAAAACTAAGGCCATAACGAGTGAATAAGTTAGTGAACGTAAAGTATGTATATTATACGTTTTAAATAAAGAGAATTCTATAACACTTCAAGAGGAGTCAGATTTATGACAGCAATCATTGCAAATGGAATATAGATTTATTGCGAATATTCGACCAATCAGACAGATAAGAAAACACTATTATTATTTTTGACTCTTTATAAATAAAAGTATATGCTTTTATACGTTATATATTTCAGTGGAAATTATTAACACAACAATGGAGAGTGAGATATATGCCTGAAAAGACGGGAGTAAGAGATTCATTAAAATACAACTATTTCCTATTGATTGTGAGTATAGTGAGTTTTGTTTTCTTTTATTTTTTACTTGGTGTTGATTTTTTAATGAGTTTTGTAATTGCGATGGCTCCATTTACTATTGGATTTATAAATATCAATCGAATAAAAAATGAGAAACAATAGGAGTTTTTGCTTATCTAACAGTAGAGAATGATAATTAAAGAATGATTTTATGACATTATTTAGCCAGTTATTTACTTACTGCTTAAATTCTACGAAACCTTTCTACACTAGTATTACTCAGAAAAATATTACAGATGATATGAGCTGCATCCTTAAAGTTGAATTTTAGTATCCAACTTTAGGAGTGCAGTTCATTATGATTAAAATCCGTCTAATAATTAATACTGAAAATTTCTTTTTAAAAGTTGTCTACAGTCTTATTATTTCCGAGGAAATATTTTTAATGCACTGGGCATTTGTTTTCTCTATATAAGAAGTTTGGTGAGCGTGTTGTGTTATCAAATCCATAGTGATAGTTATGTGTAAGTGACGGTGATAATGGTGGTGCGAGCCAGCTCCATTTTCCTGTAACTGTGCGTCCCGCTTCTTTTTCTAATCGCTCAAATGTTTTAAATTGTTTAGATGCTGTAATATGATCGACCATCGTTACTTTACTGTCTCTAAATGAATGATAGACTGCATAGCTAATTTCTACGAGTGCACGGTCTCTCCAATATGTCGTTGTTTTTGACATGTCTAACTCTAGAGCTTTCGCGATACTTTCTAGCTTGTTATAACGATAATCATCCGTGAAGTTTCTGACTGCGATTTCTGTTTCCATATACCAGCCGTTAAATGGCGGGGTATGATAGTAAATACCACCAATTTCTAAATCCATGTTACATATAATTGGCACTGCGTACCATTTTAGCCCTAAATCTTTAAGCTTTGGATAATCATGGTGCTCGATATTTACTTCTTTAATAAGCCCTTCACGATACTCATGATATTTAATATCTCCATCTTTTACTCTATAAATCAGTGGAAGTACATTAAAATCACTCGGTTCTTTTTTCCAACCGACCTTTTCTGCTTGTTTTGTTGCTTCTCTTGACCTAGGATCTCCATTATTATCATATCCTGCATAACGTATAAGTTGTTCGTTATATAATTTAATATCATTACTATACACTGAAATCGTTGGCACAATTTTACCACCGTTTGTCGCATCATTAATATGCGTCTCAATAGATTCAACGAAATCCGCTTCATTATCGATATGTCTTTCATCTCTAACAACAAGTTTCTCCCAGTACAATCTACCAATACATCGGTTAGAGTTACGCCAAGCTACACGTGCACCGTATTCTAATTCTTTAGACGTATGCGTATAAATGCTCGTCTCATTGATTTCTTTTTTTATTTCACTTAATCTTTTCGCTGGACTTCCTAAATTCAACTCATCATACATCATTTCTATAAACTCTGTTGCTTGTTTAAATAGCTCCATACAATCGTTCCTAACATTATCTATTCAATTATTATGTTACACGAAAATACACATTTATAATATATAAATATAAAATTCATGTTAAAATTGATGCTGATTATTTAAAGATTGGGGATTATTATGGCGAAACTTTATTACCGTTACGGTACAATGCAAAGTAATAAAAGTAATCAAATTATCACGACTCATCATCAATATACGACTCAAGGTAAGAGATGCTTGGCGTATACAACACCGATTGATTCGAGAAGTGGATATAAGAGAATAAAGTCTAGAATCGGCCTAGAACTCGAAGCAGAGTATGTCACTGATGATATCTTTGAAAAAGTTAAAAAAGAGAATGAGAAAGAAAAAGTGTTTGCTGTTTTGATCGATGAAGCTCAATTTTTATCGAAAAAAGATATTCATAATTTAAGCGATATTCCAGACTTACTCGATATTCCTGTTATTGCTTTTGGTTTAAAAACCGACTTTAGAAATAACTTGTTCGAAGGCAGTCGTGCATTACTTGAACTCGCCGATGCTATCGACGAATTAAAAACAGTTTGTCAGTTCTGTAATAAAAAAGCGACATTAAATATGAGATTACATAATAATGTACCGACGAATGTCGGAGAAACAATT encodes:
- a CDS encoding thymidine kinase, which codes for MAKLYYRYGTMQSNKSNQIITTHHQYTTQGKRCLAYTTPIDSRSGYKRIKSRIGLELEAEYVTDDIFEKVKKENEKEKVFAVLIDEAQFLSKKDIHNLSDIPDLLDIPVIAFGLKTDFRNNLFEGSRALLELADAIDELKTVCQFCNKKATLNMRLHNNVPTNVGETIQIGDEEYVPVCRKCYKERLELV
- a CDS encoding nitric oxide synthase oxygenase gives rise to the protein MELFKQATEFIEMMYDELNLGSPAKRLSEIKKEINETSIYTHTSKELEYGARVAWRNSNRCIGRLYWEKLVVRDERHIDNEADFVESIETHINDATNGGKIVPTISVYSNDIKLYNEQLIRYAGYDNNGDPRSREATKQAEKVGWKKEPSDFNVLPLIYRVKDGDIKYHEYREGLIKEVNIEHHDYPKLKDLGLKWYAVPIICNMDLEIGGIYYHTPPFNGWYMETEIAVRNFTDDYRYNKLESIAKALELDMSKTTTYWRDRALVEISYAVYHSFRDSKVTMVDHITASKQFKTFERLEKEAGRTVTGKWSWLAPPLSPSLTHNYHYGFDNTTRSPNFLYRENKCPVH